One stretch of Tepidibacter hydrothermalis DNA includes these proteins:
- a CDS encoding pyridoxal phosphate-dependent decarboxylase family protein: MLKLERFDEYLDQLSDVIKEYQRDISVGRVVPKASRNDMEELLFETLPMEGCDAMNIIDEFKEKVVPNSTKVGSSKFLSWIITSPSQAGILGEIANVGISQAPFNFKAGPAATIIEEMIIGWMGQLFGYKKESGGILVSGGSVSTLTALGAAREAFLPGSTENGIQNISNPLTIYTSKKAHSSIDKAVGVLGFGKNMLKKVKVDEFFKIDIDNLEKEIENDIKQGLKPFCIIAQAGTSLSGAIDDIDALSDVAKKYGMWLHVDGAYGGGAILSKRGGEILKGIEKADSISVDPHKWFFVPTEAGCVLVKDKRHLYNAYRTGVTEFDENAPINYLDYGIQSTRTSRAIKTWFAMKTYGIKKLSQVVDSNMDMATYFAEEIEKIDGVRLLHKPQTSAVCFLFDEGATMNESFLIEIEEEFFLSSANLMGEHCIRACFSNYRTSIEEVDLLLYKIKSFASME, translated from the coding sequence ATGTTAAAGCTTGAAAGATTTGATGAATATTTAGACCAGCTATCTGATGTAATAAAGGAATATCAACGTGATATATCTGTTGGAAGGGTTGTACCAAAGGCTTCAAGGAATGATATGGAGGAACTTTTGTTTGAAACGCTTCCAATGGAAGGTTGTGATGCAATGAATATAATAGATGAGTTTAAAGAAAAAGTTGTTCCAAATTCAACAAAAGTTGGAAGTTCAAAATTTCTTTCATGGATAATAACGAGCCCTTCGCAGGCAGGTATTTTGGGAGAAATTGCAAATGTAGGAATAAGTCAGGCTCCATTTAATTTTAAGGCTGGTCCTGCAGCAACAATAATAGAAGAAATGATTATAGGCTGGATGGGACAGCTTTTTGGATATAAAAAAGAATCGGGAGGAATACTTGTAAGCGGTGGAAGTGTTTCAACTCTTACTGCTCTAGGAGCTGCAAGAGAGGCGTTTTTGCCTGGGAGTACTGAAAATGGAATTCAAAACATTTCAAATCCACTTACTATTTATACTTCTAAAAAAGCGCATTCCTCAATAGATAAGGCTGTAGGGGTTTTGGGATTTGGAAAGAACATGCTTAAAAAAGTGAAGGTAGATGAGTTCTTCAAGATCGATATAGATAATCTAGAAAAAGAGATAGAAAATGATATTAAACAAGGACTAAAGCCATTCTGCATAATAGCTCAGGCTGGAACATCTCTTTCAGGAGCTATTGATGATATAGATGCTCTTTCAGATGTTGCTAAGAAATATGGAATGTGGCTTCATGTAGACGGAGCTTATGGTGGAGGCGCAATACTATCAAAACGAGGTGGAGAGATTCTAAAAGGAATAGAAAAGGCGGATTCGATTTCTGTTGACCCTCATAAGTGGTTCTTTGTTCCAACAGAGGCTGGATGCGTGCTTGTAAAAGATAAAAGACATTTATACAATGCATATAGGACAGGAGTAACTGAATTTGATGAAAATGCACCTATAAATTATCTGGATTATGGAATACAGTCAACTAGAACTTCAAGAGCAATAAAGACGTGGTTTGCAATGAAGACGTATGGAATTAAGAAGCTTTCACAGGTCGTGGATTCTAATATGGATATGGCAACTTATTTTGCCGAGGAGATTGAAAAAATCGATGGGGTAAGGCTATTACATAAGCCTCAAACAAGCGCTGTTTGTTTTTTATTTGATGAAGGAGCAACTATGAACGAATCTTTTTTAATAGAAATAGAAGAAGAATTTTTCTTATCATCTGCAAATCTTATGGGAGAACATTGCATAAGGGCATGTTTTTCAAATTACAGAACAAGTATAGAGGAAGTCGATCTTTTACTGTATAAAATAAAAAGTTTTGCCTCGATGGAATAA
- a CDS encoding GNAT family N-acetyltransferase, with product MDFITLTKDNIESEHICCAFSDKKSTEGYKAKKQWLKKQLEDGYVFTKLNERAKVFIEYAPSEIAYLPINAPNYMVINCFWVSGKYKGSGYGKELLEKCIEDSKKKGKDGIVVLCGDKKRPYMSDKKFFLKHGFEKCDTAKPYFELLYLKLNSKDTVPKFLESARNAICEDNGGFKVYYSNQCPYMNYYIDLQSKIAQEQGYIYEKVLIDSKDKAIKNPSPFTIYSLFYKGEFITQEIGTPKKFQKIIEEVSN from the coding sequence ATGGATTTTATAACGTTAACAAAAGACAATATAGAAAGTGAGCATATTTGCTGCGCTTTTTCTGATAAAAAAAGTACAGAAGGATATAAAGCAAAAAAGCAGTGGCTTAAAAAGCAACTTGAAGATGGGTATGTATTTACAAAGTTAAATGAAAGAGCTAAAGTATTTATTGAATACGCACCTTCTGAAATAGCTTATCTTCCCATTAATGCTCCTAATTATATGGTTATAAATTGTTTTTGGGTATCTGGTAAATATAAAGGTAGTGGATATGGTAAAGAATTACTAGAAAAATGTATTGAAGATAGTAAGAAAAAAGGAAAAGATGGAATTGTTGTTTTATGCGGAGATAAGAAAAGACCTTATATGTCAGATAAAAAATTCTTTTTAAAACATGGCTTTGAAAAATGTGATACTGCAAAACCATATTTTGAACTTTTGTACTTAAAATTAAATAGTAAAGATACAGTACCTAAATTCTTAGAAAGTGCTAGAAATGCTATTTGTGAAGACAATGGTGGATTTAAAGTTTATTATTCTAATCAATGTCCATATATGAACTACTATATAGATTTGCAATCTAAAATTGCACAGGAACAAGGATATATTTATGAAAAGGTACTTATAGATAGCAAAGATAAAGCTATTAAAAATCCATCACCATTTACTATATATTCATTATTTTATAAAGGAGAATTCATAACTCAAGAAATAGGTACTCCAAAGAAATTTCAAAAGATAATAGAAGAAGTGAGTAATTAA
- a CDS encoding flavodoxin family protein encodes MAEKWIAIVGSSRKGKNTELITDYIIKALKEKEIDVEKYMLSSENISTCSGCEYCIKTGECNINDDISKIIENMKLSDGYILASPSYNYNMTAQMKALLDRTFCLNDYSEGRWKSRLSSNKKAIVVGTCKGKIKECIGYTVEGMKKALLELDIDVIDEIEYYNTKYMPVEMNEGIEARILDRIKTNKKI; translated from the coding sequence ATGGCTGAAAAGTGGATTGCTATTGTAGGAAGTTCTAGAAAAGGGAAAAATACAGAATTAATAACTGATTATATTATAAAAGCTCTTAAAGAAAAAGAGATTGATGTTGAAAAGTACATGCTTAGTAGTGAGAATATATCAACTTGTTCTGGATGTGAGTATTGTATAAAAACAGGTGAATGTAATATAAATGATGATATATCAAAAATAATAGAAAATATGAAATTATCCGATGGCTATATACTAGCTTCTCCGTCTTATAATTACAATATGACGGCTCAAATGAAGGCATTACTTGATAGAACATTTTGTCTTAATGATTATAGTGAAGGAAGATGGAAAAGTAGACTATCATCAAATAAAAAAGCCATAGTTGTAGGTACTTGTAAAGGTAAGATTAAAGAATGTATAGGATATACTGTTGAGGGTATGAAAAAGGCTCTTTTGGAACTTGATATAGATGTAATTGATGAGATAGAGTATTACAATACAAAATATATGCCTGTTGAAATGAACGAAGGTATAGAGGCTAGAATATTAGATAGAATTAAGACTAATAAAAAAATATAA
- a CDS encoding SMI1/KNR4 family protein, whose protein sequence is MQKQLNSMTLKQDIEFIRKHFDNYFRKISKEYLKLEAKINSNLSEEDGGVPAEMMVGEVDNEGYVCWSMIPSNITENDINYLEKKYSIKLPKLFKAYLMGYCFLMGEFNNGSFEVTLPEIPFDNPLMNIESNLFAWRLLIEAGYIPFGEYEGGYGPICFDITQKNEDEDYAIVWFNHENLFNLDYDQWKDRNNLEQYSNKLYDSFRELIIDLLT, encoded by the coding sequence ATGCAAAAACAATTAAACTCAATGACTTTAAAACAAGATATTGAATTTATTAGAAAACATTTTGATAATTATTTTAGAAAAATATCAAAAGAATACTTAAAATTAGAAGCAAAGATAAATTCTAACTTATCAGAAGAAGATGGGGGAGTACCAGCTGAAATGATGGTTGGAGAAGTTGATAATGAAGGATATGTTTGCTGGAGCATGATCCCATCTAATATTACAGAGAATGATATTAATTATTTAGAAAAAAAATATTCTATAAAATTACCTAAATTATTTAAAGCATATTTAATGGGATATTGTTTTTTAATGGGTGAGTTTAATAATGGTTCTTTTGAAGTTACTCTACCGGAGATTCCTTTTGACAATCCATTGATGAATATTGAAAGTAATCTTTTTGCATGGAGGTTATTAATAGAAGCAGGATATATTCCCTTTGGAGAGTATGAAGGTGGTTATGGACCAATATGTTTTGATATAACACAAAAAAATGAGGATGAAGATTATGCAATAGTGTGGTTTAATCACGAAAATCTTTTCAATTTAGATTATGACCAATGGAAAGATAGAAACAATTTAGAGCAGTATTCTAATAAATTATATGATTCTTTCAGAGAGCTTATAATTGATCTTTTAACATAA
- a CDS encoding YARHG domain-containing protein, with product MKIKVNLFILFFSICIILGGCVEEDNESKNISTTDLEIESDSSKLHENITNKESEEEIDISLSLKNLNFNLNQLFDVIELNKLDSKELAILRNSIYAKHGYIFSTEEVSEYFSQFSWYKPLSKDVEKKLNNIDKENIKNIIAIEKKSSIIKNSKDNRNYSEGGTVNISLNKNTQKETLYISKEELEMQGGNFPTRIVLKVKNSEIVFDSSWNDGLYVCVTDFDNQDEDVDIYITETGTDIQATTYIYKFDGEKLYKYTQFDHFCKKFLYDQKGNIYYWFNDSEKQEFDKCFNYKTKQSSDIIDENLKIRLNKSK from the coding sequence ATGAAAATTAAAGTTAATTTATTTATTTTATTTTTCTCAATATGCATAATACTGGGTGGTTGTGTAGAGGAAGATAATGAAAGTAAAAACATAAGTACTACTGATTTAGAAATAGAAAGTGATTCTTCTAAATTACATGAAAATATTACTAATAAAGAAAGTGAAGAAGAAATTGATATAAGTCTTTCATTAAAAAATTTGAACTTTAATCTAAATCAATTGTTTGATGTTATAGAATTAAATAAATTAGACTCAAAAGAATTAGCAATTTTAAGAAACTCAATCTATGCAAAGCATGGCTATATATTTTCAACAGAAGAGGTTAGTGAATATTTTTCACAGTTCTCGTGGTATAAACCATTAAGTAAAGATGTTGAAAAAAAGCTAAATAATATTGACAAGGAAAATATTAAAAATATTATTGCTATTGAGAAAAAAAGCTCAATAATAAAAAACTCTAAAGATAATAGAAATTATAGTGAGGGTGGAACAGTTAATATTTCACTTAATAAAAATACACAAAAAGAAACATTATATATTTCTAAGGAAGAATTAGAAATGCAGGGAGGGAATTTTCCTACAAGAATTGTTCTTAAAGTAAAAAACAGTGAAATAGTTTTTGATAGTTCGTGGAATGATGGATTATATGTTTGTGTAACTGATTTTGACAATCAAGATGAAGATGTAGATATCTATATAACAGAAACAGGTACAGATATTCAAGCTACTACATATATTTATAAATTTGATGGTGAAAAACTATATAAATATACACAGTTTGACCATTTTTGTAAAAAATTTTTATATGATCAAAAAGGTAATATATATTATTGGTTTAATGATTCTGAGAAACAAGAGTTTGATAAATGTTTTAACTATAAAACTAAGCAATCGAGTGATATAATAGATGAAAATTTAAAAATAAGATTAAATAAGTCAAAATAG
- a CDS encoding vitamin B12-dependent ribonucleotide reductase, with protein sequence MNIKNLIKRYYTKALEKNKNLTVYDLFDWKTVEVKMFDYKTNNILFQEENLEFPVFYSQNACDIIASKYFRKTCVTNEYGYEKSLKEVVHRMVNFWTESALDEGLIDANNKNVFYDEVSYMLINQMFAPNSPQWFNTGLKLSYGIDKESEGHFYYDTEKEKVVKSKDAYTRTQGSACFILNIEDKLLGDKSITDQIVTETRLFKHGSGTGSNFSSIRAEGELLSGGGTSSGIMSFLKVFDANAGAIKSGGTTRRAAKMVIMDGDHPEIIDFIRWKSKEEDKVLALGKMGYDTDFNSEAYSTVSGQNSNNSIRITNKLMKKMIGKDNDESWELKGRVDSKVNKVISAKDLWDEINYSSWRCADPAIQFHDIINDWNTCPLGENGEKEEIKGSNPCSEYHFLDDTACNLASINIVKFYDSKTNKFDIDGYLHAISLIQLVLESTIHWGQFPTEDIARRSHLFRTTGLGIANTGSLHIMMGHAYDSDKARSIAASLVGIMTGQSYYVSSLMAKEVGSFSKYEINKKDMLKVIKNHAIAAGTIDSYYEGLGYTPIKVSHEILIDEKQENLSNTLKDVWQKAVEGGGEYGYRNAQVSVIAPTGTISLAMDCSTTSIEPFFAHVVYKKLVGGGYMEIINPYIPTTLEKLGYTKQQIEDIVNYVMKKETINENGYEYKKIMDGKIEGAPHIKEKHLPIFDTANKCGSGKRFISPMGHVKMVAALTPFVSGAISKTVNLPNEATVDDFKNVYKNAFELGVKCISLYRDGSKVSQPLNQSKRVKSEKLEDMTYNELLEYAKALKENNKQTSVEIDEKKNSTEYKKVTCSNCSSTSIIPNGTCFICRNCGTTTGCS encoded by the coding sequence ATGAATATAAAAAATTTAATTAAAAGATATTATACAAAAGCGTTAGAAAAAAATAAAAATTTAACTGTATATGATTTATTTGATTGGAAAACAGTTGAGGTAAAAATGTTTGATTACAAAACCAACAATATATTATTTCAAGAAGAAAACTTAGAGTTTCCTGTATTTTATAGCCAAAATGCTTGTGATATTATTGCTAGTAAGTATTTTAGAAAAACTTGTGTGACTAATGAATATGGTTATGAAAAATCTTTAAAAGAAGTTGTTCATAGAATGGTAAATTTCTGGACTGAAAGTGCTTTAGATGAAGGTCTAATAGATGCTAACAATAAGAACGTATTCTATGATGAAGTTTCTTATATGCTTATAAATCAGATGTTTGCACCAAATTCTCCGCAGTGGTTCAATACTGGACTTAAGTTAAGTTATGGAATAGATAAGGAATCAGAAGGTCATTTTTATTATGATACAGAAAAGGAGAAGGTAGTAAAATCTAAGGATGCATATACAAGAACACAAGGTAGTGCTTGCTTTATACTTAATATAGAGGATAAATTACTTGGAGATAAATCTATAACGGATCAAATAGTAACTGAAACAAGACTTTTTAAACATGGATCGGGGACAGGAAGTAATTTTAGTAGTATTCGTGCAGAAGGTGAACTTTTATCTGGAGGGGGAACATCATCTGGGATTATGAGTTTTCTTAAGGTATTTGATGCTAATGCAGGAGCAATAAAGTCCGGTGGAACAACAAGAAGAGCGGCTAAAATGGTAATCATGGATGGAGATCATCCTGAAATTATAGATTTTATAAGATGGAAATCAAAAGAAGAAGACAAGGTATTAGCACTTGGAAAAATGGGGTATGATACTGATTTTAATTCAGAAGCATATTCAACTGTATCAGGTCAAAATTCAAATAACTCCATTAGAATTACAAACAAGTTGATGAAAAAAATGATAGGAAAAGACAACGATGAGTCTTGGGAGTTAAAGGGTAGAGTAGATTCAAAGGTAAATAAAGTAATAAGTGCAAAAGATTTGTGGGATGAAATAAATTATTCATCATGGAGATGTGCAGATCCAGCGATTCAATTTCACGATATAATAAATGATTGGAATACATGTCCGTTAGGAGAAAATGGTGAAAAGGAAGAAATAAAAGGATCAAATCCTTGTAGTGAATATCACTTTTTAGATGATACTGCATGTAACTTGGCTAGTATAAATATAGTGAAATTTTATGATTCAAAAACTAATAAATTCGATATAGATGGATATTTACATGCAATAAGTCTTATTCAATTAGTTCTTGAATCAACTATTCACTGGGGTCAATTTCCAACGGAAGATATTGCAAGAAGATCACATTTATTTAGAACTACAGGACTTGGAATTGCAAATACAGGTTCTCTTCATATTATGATGGGACATGCTTATGATTCGGATAAAGCAAGGAGCATAGCAGCTTCTTTAGTTGGAATTATGACAGGTCAATCTTATTATGTATCATCATTAATGGCAAAAGAAGTAGGAAGTTTTTCTAAGTATGAAATTAATAAAAAAGATATGTTAAAAGTTATAAAAAATCATGCTATAGCTGCTGGAACAATTGATTCTTATTATGAAGGTTTAGGATATACTCCAATTAAGGTAAGTCATGAAATATTAATAGATGAAAAACAAGAGAATTTAAGTAATACTCTAAAAGATGTATGGCAAAAGGCAGTTGAAGGTGGGGGGGAATATGGATATAGAAATGCTCAAGTGAGTGTTATTGCTCCAACTGGGACTATATCTCTTGCCATGGATTGTTCCACTACTTCAATAGAGCCATTCTTTGCACATGTAGTATATAAAAAATTAGTAGGGGGAGGATATATGGAAATTATAAATCCATACATTCCTACAACACTTGAAAAACTGGGGTATACTAAACAACAGATAGAAGATATAGTTAATTATGTAATGAAAAAAGAAACTATAAATGAAAATGGATATGAGTATAAAAAAATAATGGATGGAAAAATAGAGGGAGCGCCTCATATAAAAGAAAAGCATCTTCCTATATTTGATACAGCTAATAAATGTGGAAGTGGAAAAAGGTTCATATCACCAATGGGTCATGTAAAGATGGTAGCAGCTTTGACACCATTTGTATCAGGAGCAATAAGTAAAACTGTTAACCTTCCTAATGAAGCTACTGTAGATGATTTTAAAAATGTATATAAGAATGCATTTGAATTAGGTGTGAAATGTATTTCTTTGTACAGAGATGGTTCCAAAGTCAGTCAACCACTTAATCAATCAAAGCGTGTTAAAAGTGAGAAGTTAGAAGATATGACATATAATGAACTTTTAGAATATGCTAAGGCATTAAAAGAAAATAATAAACAAACTTCTGTAGAAATAGATGAGAAGAAAAACTCAACAGAATACAAGAAAGTAACATGCTCAAACTGTTCAAGCACGAGCATTATACCAAATGGTACTTGTTTTATTTGTAGGAATTGTGGCACGACGACAGGGTGTAGTTAA
- a CDS encoding WG repeat-containing protein — translation MNKIKICNSIAPIILVIFLLLMGKFLLLKLNVINKIESMNILTRIQDQNKYGYMDAKRKIVIEPIYDDADVTFREDLASVKLNDKWGFINKTGDLVINNIYDDTKSFNEGLSAVEINGKWGVINTNGKLIIEAKYDDVDWFDEGLARVEVNDKSGFIDTAGTLVTKLYDDTKWFSNGLAAIKLNDKWGFIDKTDTMIIEPKYDSVDFFHNGKTHVTINGKSKIIDKSGKVKKSAWVLEFIDDLL, via the coding sequence ATGAATAAAATTAAAATATGTAACTCAATTGCACCCATTATATTAGTAATATTCCTACTATTAATGGGAAAATTTTTATTATTAAAACTCAATGTCATAAACAAAATTGAAAGTATGAATATCTTGACACGAATACAAGATCAAAATAAATATGGTTACATGGACGCTAAAAGAAAAATAGTTATAGAACCTATTTATGATGATGCTGATGTTACTTTTCGAGAAGATCTAGCATCAGTAAAATTAAATGATAAGTGGGGTTTTATAAATAAAACAGGTGACTTAGTTATAAATAATATATATGATGATACTAAATCGTTTAATGAAGGGTTATCAGCAGTAGAAATAAACGGAAAATGGGGAGTTATCAATACAAATGGTAAGCTAATTATAGAAGCTAAATATGATGATGTAGATTGGTTTGATGAAGGGTTAGCAAGAGTAGAAGTAAATGATAAATCTGGTTTTATAGATACAGCAGGTACACTAGTTACCAAACTATACGATGATACAAAATGGTTTAGTAATGGATTAGCAGCAATAAAACTAAATGATAAGTGGGGCTTTATAGATAAAACAGATACAATGATTATAGAACCTAAATATGACTCTGTAGATTTCTTCCACAATGGTAAAACTCATGTTACTATAAATGGAAAATCTAAAATAATAGATAAATCAGGTAAAGTAAAAAAATCAGCTTGGGTATTAGAATTTATAGATGATCTTCTATAG
- a CDS encoding HAD family hydrolase — MEINIPGRGIIKIENLLLDYNGTIACDGEVISSVKDKIEVINKEEIKVHIVTADTHGNVRNQCADMPVQIQIFDNSNAAQNKREIVEKLGAENCICIGNGFNDGQMFEACSISVIVMGVEGCSAKSLMKADIVCKSIEDAFDLILKPSRMIATLRG; from the coding sequence ATGGAAATTAACATACCAGGAAGAGGAATTATAAAAATTGAGAATCTTTTACTAGACTATAATGGAACCATAGCTTGTGACGGTGAAGTGATATCTTCTGTAAAAGATAAAATAGAAGTCATTAATAAAGAAGAAATAAAAGTACATATAGTAACTGCCGATACTCATGGAAATGTAAGAAATCAATGCGCCGATATGCCTGTTCAAATACAGATATTTGATAATTCAAATGCAGCACAAAACAAAAGAGAAATAGTAGAAAAACTTGGAGCTGAAAATTGTATCTGTATTGGAAATGGTTTTAATGATGGACAAATGTTTGAAGCTTGTAGCATATCAGTTATAGTAATGGGAGTAGAAGGGTGTTCTGCAAAATCTTTAATGAAAGCAGACATTGTGTGCAAGAGCATAGAAGATGCTTTTGATTTGATATTAAAACCAAGTAGAATGATTGCAACTTTAAGAGGATAA
- a CDS encoding nucleoside 2-deoxyribosyltransferase has protein sequence MLLYFAAPLFCSAELDFNINLTNKIEDIGFKVFLPQRDGDKVNKEPYISMKTEERAKEIFNIDKANIFESDIFLFVLDGRIPDEGAAVALGIAHAHKEFIKNDRILVGLHTDKRAAFINEKLNPMIYSSLDYIADSVEDLINYLKKYID, from the coding sequence ATGTTACTTTACTTTGCAGCACCATTATTTTGTAGTGCAGAATTAGATTTTAATATTAATCTAACAAATAAAATTGAAGATATAGGTTTCAAAGTGTTTTTACCACAGAGAGATGGAGATAAGGTAAATAAAGAACCATATATAAGTATGAAAACAGAAGAAAGAGCAAAAGAAATATTCAACATAGATAAAGCTAATATATTTGAATCTGATATATTTTTATTTGTATTAGATGGTAGAATTCCAGATGAAGGGGCAGCTGTAGCCTTAGGCATTGCACATGCACATAAAGAATTTATTAAAAATGATAGAATTTTGGTAGGGCTTCATACAGATAAACGAGCAGCTTTTATAAATGAAAAATTGAATCCTATGATATATTCGTCTTTAGATTATATTGCAGATAGTGTAGAAGATTTAATAAATTATTTAAAAAAATATATAGATTAA
- a CDS encoding LTA synthase family protein has product MLKNMKNYNFSLIIFVFILKMSLYYHIMGIKTNFEFITLLSVIYIGLIYTFLSQRKKCFFGVYIFISLFMFVDVIYFKYFNQSLSFNIVSQASQLVDVLETIKMLVGFKECLLFLDILVIYYLNKSNNRNYKDLIKNKKLKYKVSLISIICISMVLFNPFNNDLVKVINNEEFFTYHIKDMYSVIARKNIDMINNIIINLDQNTTENAKLYGIAKDRNLIVIQVESLQNMVVNRYYDGQELTPNLNKLIKKDSIYFNNYYQQLGKGNTSDAEFVSQNSLYAPMNGQAYDIYKDNHFYGLPWILRDKGYKTIAFHGYKKEFWNRDTAYPGQGFETFISEKDYKIEENIGFGLGDKSFFKQSIDYMRKVDKPFYSFLVTLTSHNPYKIPLKENVIELKEEEKGNLFGDYLQAVHYTDKAIGEFISYLKDNNLYKNSIIVIYGDHFGLSSKDEKINKNVRDFLGYDYDFDEMMKVPLIINIPGENVNQTIETVGGQIDFMPTILNLMGIENKNPFTFGKDIVNSTSGFVASQTYMIKGSFIQDNIIFEMSRDGVFENSRAWNRVTREPVDLKNCREGYKKAIKEINRSIYILDNDALRQGLK; this is encoded by the coding sequence ATGCTTAAAAATATGAAAAACTATAATTTTAGTTTGATTATTTTTGTATTTATATTAAAAATGAGTTTATATTATCATATTATGGGAATTAAAACAAATTTTGAGTTTATTACTTTATTAAGTGTTATATATATAGGATTAATATATACCTTTCTATCACAAAGAAAAAAATGTTTTTTTGGAGTGTATATATTTATTTCTTTGTTCATGTTTGTAGATGTTATTTACTTTAAATATTTTAATCAAAGCTTATCATTTAATATAGTTAGTCAGGCAAGTCAACTAGTTGATGTATTAGAAACTATTAAAATGTTAGTAGGCTTTAAAGAATGTCTGCTATTTTTAGATATATTAGTTATTTATTATTTGAACAAAAGCAATAATCGTAATTATAAGGATTTAATAAAAAATAAAAAATTAAAGTATAAAGTATCACTGATAAGTATAATTTGTATTAGCATGGTATTATTTAATCCATTTAACAATGATTTGGTTAAAGTAATAAATAATGAAGAGTTTTTTACATATCACATTAAAGACATGTATTCAGTTATAGCTAGAAAGAATATTGATATGATAAATAATATAATTATAAATTTAGATCAAAATACAACCGAGAATGCTAAATTGTATGGTATAGCAAAAGATAGAAATCTTATAGTAATTCAAGTAGAGTCATTACAAAATATGGTTGTTAATAGATATTATGATGGGCAAGAGCTTACTCCTAATTTAAATAAATTAATAAAGAAAGATAGTATCTATTTTAATAATTATTATCAGCAGCTTGGAAAAGGTAATACATCTGATGCTGAATTTGTTAGTCAAAACTCTTTATATGCTCCTATGAATGGTCAAGCATATGATATTTATAAAGATAACCATTTTTATGGTTTACCGTGGATACTGAGAGATAAAGGGTATAAAACCATAGCATTCCATGGCTATAAAAAAGAATTTTGGAATAGAGATACAGCATATCCTGGACAGGGATTTGAGACTTTCATCAGTGAAAAAGACTATAAAATAGAAGAAAATATAGGGTTTGGATTAGGAGATAAGTCGTTTTTTAAACAGTCTATTGATTATATGAGGAAAGTAGATAAGCCATTTTATAGCTTCTTAGTTACTCTTACATCCCATAATCCATATAAAATCCCATTAAAAGAGAATGTGATTGAGCTAAAAGAAGAAGAGAAAGGTAATTTATTTGGAGATTATCTACAAGCCGTGCATTATACAGATAAAGCTATTGGCGAGTTCATTAGTTATTTAAAAGATAATAATCTTTATAAAAATTCAATTATTGTAATTTACGGAGACCACTTTGGATTAAGTAGTAAGGATGAAAAAATAAATAAAAATGTAAGGGATTTCTTAGGATATGACTATGATTTTGATGAAATGATGAAAGTGCCATTAATAATTAATATTCCTGGTGAGAATGTTAACCAAACGATTGAAACAGTTGGGGGTCAAATTGATTTTATGCCAACTATATTGAATCTAATGGGTATTGAAAATAAAAATCCATTTACCTTTGGAAAAGATATAGTTAATAGTACATCTGGGTTTGTTGCATCTCAAACATATATGATAAAAGGCTCATTTATTCAAGATAATATAATATTTGAAATGTCTAGAGATGGGGTTTTTGAAAATAGCAGAGCTTGGAATAGGGTTACTAGAGAACCGGTAGATTTGAAAAATTGTAGAGAAGGATACAAAAAAGCTATTAAAGAAATCAATAGATCAATATACATATTGGATAATGATGCACTTAGGCAGGGATTAAAATAA
- a CDS encoding HNH endonuclease translates to MISKNVVCELCEREGVETTQHHLTPREEGGKFMPTANLCIICHKQIHALYTNKELAQRLYTIQLLKNDEKVSKYLKWIKKQPPTTILKVKKSNEIKRKRR, encoded by the coding sequence ATGATATCTAAAAATGTAGTTTGTGAATTATGTGAGCGAGAAGGAGTTGAAACCACACAACATCATCTAACACCTAGAGAAGAAGGTGGAAAATTTATGCCAACAGCTAATTTATGCATAATATGTCATAAACAAATACATGCTCTTTATACTAATAAAGAACTTGCTCAAAGGTTATACACTATTCAACTACTTAAAAATGATGAAAAGGTTAGTAAGTATTTAAAATGGATAAAAAAACAACCTCCTACAACAATACTAAAAGTTAAAAAATCTAATGAAATTAAGAGGAAAAGAAGATAA